CGGCGTGGCCGAGGGCGATTACTTGTTCGCCGACGTCGTCATGACCGTCGGCGAGGAGACCGTCGCCCAGCAGAACGACGCCCGCCTCGTCGCCCGCAGCGGTCGGATCGGCGGCGTGCTGATCGAAGACTTCGCCAAGAAGGTCGACGGCATGAACGTCGGCGACACCCGAGCGTTCGACGTCAAGATCGGCGACGACCACCAGGTCGAGCGGCTCCGCGGCCAGCAGGCCAACGTGAGCCTGACGCTCAAGGACGTTCGCCAGCTCCACCCGGCCGAGATCGACGACGCGTTCCTGGAGGAACTCGGCTTCGAGAACAAGGACGAGCTGATGGCCGCCCTTCGCGAGCAGATGGAAGAGCGCGTCGAGAGCGACGTGAAGAACGTCATGCGGCGTCAGGTGCGCGAGTTCCTCGTCAACAACGCCAGCGTCGAGGTGCCCGAGAAGATGAGCGCTCGCCAGACCGACCGCGTCGTCAGCCGTCGCGCGATGACGTTGCTGCAGCGCGGCGTTTCGGAAGAGAAGGTCCGGGCCGCGATCGACAAGCTGCGCGAGGGTGCCGACGACGAGGCGAAGAAGGAGCTCAAGGTGTTTTTCATCCTCGACAAGGTGGCCGAGGAGAACGAGGTCAACGTCGACGAAGACGAGATCAACGGCCAGGTCGCGATGCTCGCCATTGAGCGTGACCAGCGCCCTGAGGCCCTGCTCCAGCAGATGCAGAAAGACGGCTCGCTGATGAACCTCGCCCAGTCGCTTCGCGAGCAGAAGGCCCTCGACGTGCTGGTCGAGAAGGCGAAGATCGAAGAGGTCGAGCCGACGCCGCAGCAGGAGAAAGAAGCCGTCGAAGGGCCCGATCCGGACGCGGAAGTCGAAGACGTGACGTGAGGCGTTTGTAACTCGTCACTGGTTGACTCGTTACTTGGTCAGAAGCGCAGCGCTCCCGCCCCAATTCACAAGTCGACGAGTCACAAGTTCCCAAGGTCATGCCTGATCGCATTCAAGGGCCCAAGGGCACCAACGACCTGCTGCCGGACGCGTCGTGGCGGTGGCAAGCGGTCGAGCGTGTCGCGCGGGAGGTCGCGCGGCTATACCGCTATTGCGAAGTCCGCACGCCGGTGTTCGAAGACACTGCCCTCTTCCACCGTGGCGTGGGCGAGGCGACGGACATCGTCACGAAGGAGACGTACACCTTCGAGTCGCGCGGCGGCGACTCGCTGACACTTAGACCCGAGGGCACGGCACCCGTCGTGCGTGCCCTGCTGCAGGCCGGGTTGCTCGACAACCAGAACGCGACGGCGAAGGTCTTCTACCTCGCGACACCGATGCTCCGCTACGAGCGGCCGCAGGCGGGCAGGCTTCGGCAGCACCACCAGTTCGGCTGCGAAGCGTTCGGCATCGCGTCGCCGGAGCAGGACGTCGAACTCATCAGCCTGCAGAGCGACTTCTACCAACGCGTCGGCCTGCGAGGGGTCACGCTCAAGCTCAACACACTCGGCGACGGCGAGAGCAAACAGCGATATGCCGAGGCGTTGCGTGACTTCTTCGGCCCGAAGCGCGAGGCGATCAGCGACGAGTCGAAGCGTCGGCTGGAGACGAACCCGCTGCGCATCCTCGACTCCAAAGACCCGCGCGACGTCGCCGCCCGCGAAGGCGTGCCGGCCAATGCGGACTTCCTGAGCGACAAGAGCCGCGAGCACTTCGATCGCGTCCGCCGGCTGCTCGACGACGCCGGCATTTCGTACACGCTCGATGACGGCCTCGTCCGTGGGCTCGACTACTACACGGACACGCTGTGGGAGTTCGACGGCGAGGGCCTGGGTGCCCAGTCGGCCGTCGGCGGCGGCGGGCGATACGACAACCTCGTGCAAACCCTCGGCGGCAAGACAGTCCCCGGCGTCGGCTTCGGCATGGGCATGGAGCGGCTGCTCCTCGCGCTCGAAGCGCAGGGCGTCGAGCTACCCAGCGACGACCGTCCGCCGGTCTACGTCGTGGTCCAG
This is a stretch of genomic DNA from Planctomycetota bacterium. It encodes these proteins:
- the tig gene encoding trigger factor encodes the protein MAESAVADAPESEAIDATGETDFDYPVDVADAGPAAKRISVTIPESRITERQKELFGEIGSDAVLPGFRRGKAPKHLVQKKFGKAVRDQVQGDLIRESYQKALAKSELRPLGDPEFDDAENIKLPDSGDMTYAFTVEVRPDVTVPEMDGLTIKKPKITIKDEHVDQALVNLQNQQGTLGPVEGRGVAEGDYLFADVVMTVGEETVAQQNDARLVARSGRIGGVLIEDFAKKVDGMNVGDTRAFDVKIGDDHQVERLRGQQANVSLTLKDVRQLHPAEIDDAFLEELGFENKDELMAALREQMEERVESDVKNVMRRQVREFLVNNASVEVPEKMSARQTDRVVSRRAMTLLQRGVSEEKVRAAIDKLREGADDEAKKELKVFFILDKVAEENEVNVDEDEINGQVAMLAIERDQRPEALLQQMQKDGSLMNLAQSLREQKALDVLVEKAKIEEVEPTPQQEKEAVEGPDPDAEVEDVT
- the hisS gene encoding histidine--tRNA ligase, giving the protein MPDRIQGPKGTNDLLPDASWRWQAVERVAREVARLYRYCEVRTPVFEDTALFHRGVGEATDIVTKETYTFESRGGDSLTLRPEGTAPVVRALLQAGLLDNQNATAKVFYLATPMLRYERPQAGRLRQHHQFGCEAFGIASPEQDVELISLQSDFYQRVGLRGVTLKLNTLGDGESKQRYAEALRDFFGPKREAISDESKRRLETNPLRILDSKDPRDVAAREGVPANADFLSDKSREHFDRVRRLLDDAGISYTLDDGLVRGLDYYTDTLWEFDGEGLGAQSAVGGGGRYDNLVQTLGGKTVPGVGFGMGMERLLLALEAQGVELPSDDRPPVYVVVQGDAARDAALALVRELRAADVAAECDLSGRGAKAQFKLADRSGAETVLVLGDRELENGVVGVKTMSTGEQRDVLRDSIVAQLRPASSST